The Paenibacillus sp. BIC5C1 DNA segment TTATGGAGCGTTTCAAAGGGCTGCTGCAGCCCGGTCAGAAGAAGGTAGAACCCCGGACGGAGTATGTGGACATTAGCGAAACACTAGAGGCGCCTGCAAAAACGCGCAAATCCTGGTTCCGCAAGAAGGAGTCGCTCCCCTCACAGGAAGCTGAACGTGTTCGGTTTTATTATCGGAAGTGGATCGACAGAGCTGCACACCGGGGCGTACATATACAGGGTGCACACACGCCACTGGAGGCTGCGGAGACAATTGTTCAGCATGGAGCCAGAGAAGATGATCAGAAGCTCTCTGCAATGCTACCAGATACCTATAACGCTGTGCGCTATGGGAAGAAATCTCCAGACGATTCCGAGATGAGTGAGATTGATCGGATATGGAAATCTTATCGAAGTAAATAAGTCGGGAATCCCTTTACTTTTCTTGTTACGTTCAAGTATCATGAGAGGAATACACAAGTTGGTCAGAAAAGGAGCAGACATTAATGAAGACAAATCATTGCAAAATAGTAGATTGTACAATCCGTGATGGTGGATTGGTAAATAACTGGGACTTTAGCGTGGACTTTGTTCAACAGCTCTATGCTGGATTGAATGAAGCTGGCGTTGATTATATGGAAATTGGATACAAAAACTCATCTAAGCTCTTAAAAGGTGCAGAAGAAGCAGGACCATGGCGTTTTCTGAATGATGATTTCCTGCGCAAAGTAATTCCGCAAAAAGGAAATACCAAATTGTCTGCACTTGTTGACGTTGGACGTGTGGACGAGAATGACATTCTGCCACGCAGCGAAAGCATGCTGGATCTGATCCGTGTAGCTTGTTACAGCAAAGATGTAGACAAGGCACTTGCTCTGGTCCAAACATTCCACGATCGCGGATATGAAACAACGCTGAACATTATGGCATTGTCTAATGTTATGGAAAATGAACTGCTGGAAGCATTTGAACTGATCAAGGAAAGTTCTGTGGATGTTGTATACATAGTAGACTCCTATGGAAGCCTGGATCATAACGATGTGAAATATCTGGTGGAGAAGTTCAAGACTCATTTGCCGAACAAACGTCTTGGCGTTCACACACACAATAACATGCAACTGGCGTTCTCGAACTCATTGGTAGCAGCTGAGCTTGGTGTTGAACTGCTGGATGCTTCCGTATACGGTATGGGACGTGCGGCAGGAAACTGTCCCACTGAACTGCTCGTTGCTCATTTGAAAGGAACAAAATACAACCTGCGTCCAGTACTTGGTGTATTGGAGCAATTGATGGTCCCTCTCCGTGAAAAAGAAGAGTGGGGTTACATTTTGCCTTATATGATTACAGGTACATTGGACGAGCATCCTCGTTCGGCGATGGCACTGCGTTCGTCGGAAGACAAAGATAAGGTTGTTGATTTCTATGATAAATTGACAACACCAGAAGTGAATTTTGATAAATAAGCTTATTGCATAATTCTTGAAAATTGACTTCAAGTCAACAAGAGAAGGGATCTAATACGTCTATAACTTTAGCGCATTAGCGTTTTAAGTCGAATAGTGCACATGTGGCGAAAATTAGTCTAAAATGCAGTTGTAAATTAAAAAAACATGGACTCCAAGGGGGAGTTCATGTTTTTTTAGTTCTTATTGCCTTGTTTTTCTACA contains these protein-coding regions:
- a CDS encoding aldolase catalytic domain-containing protein, which produces MKTNHCKIVDCTIRDGGLVNNWDFSVDFVQQLYAGLNEAGVDYMEIGYKNSSKLLKGAEEAGPWRFLNDDFLRKVIPQKGNTKLSALVDVGRVDENDILPRSESMLDLIRVACYSKDVDKALALVQTFHDRGYETTLNIMALSNVMENELLEAFELIKESSVDVVYIVDSYGSLDHNDVKYLVEKFKTHLPNKRLGVHTHNNMQLAFSNSLVAAELGVELLDASVYGMGRAAGNCPTELLVAHLKGTKYNLRPVLGVLEQLMVPLREKEEWGYILPYMITGTLDEHPRSAMALRSSEDKDKVVDFYDKLTTPEVNFDK